A single window of bacterium DNA harbors:
- a CDS encoding XcyI family restriction endonuclease, translated as MAPPSEKQIWSVDQIAKSEFFHQKLHEWELLEIADQLDKIMGEELAWNKAEIEISDGAWNKVIHRGIKPVMVFAHPQILRDVPCSTRYYRMLAMVSQKSMHRVGLSSKRHEDGCIPDYEASCAIAKHLNKIISNLVESDEKIDAREFDLWRGMAAGSQAQGSWQNAKGQKMELTIKGIIRRRLFEKGWVLAEIDDTPRVVLSDKRIAAFADEPDVGFYENDRIIAAVEIKGGIDTAGVLERLGAAIKSLRRAKEENPDSVTILILQGISMTQQSMVDLKTNREAVNYWFTIEEVLDDEDKRKEIFSLLRI; from the coding sequence ATGGCCCCGCCAAGTGAAAAACAGATATGGTCAGTGGACCAGATAGCGAAAAGCGAATTCTTTCATCAAAAGCTTCATGAATGGGAACTGCTGGAAATTGCTGACCAGCTTGACAAAATAATGGGTGAAGAGCTGGCGTGGAACAAAGCGGAAATAGAAATTTCAGATGGTGCCTGGAATAAGGTAATCCATCGGGGAATTAAACCCGTCATGGTCTTTGCTCATCCGCAAATTCTGAGAGATGTACCATGTTCAACCAGGTATTATCGAATGCTGGCTATGGTTTCCCAAAAATCTATGCACAGGGTTGGACTTTCGAGTAAGCGGCATGAGGATGGGTGTATTCCTGATTATGAAGCATCTTGTGCTATAGCTAAACACTTAAACAAAATTATCAGTAATCTGGTCGAGTCGGACGAGAAGATAGATGCGCGCGAATTCGATCTCTGGCGAGGAATGGCAGCAGGATCACAAGCTCAAGGTTCTTGGCAAAATGCGAAAGGCCAGAAAATGGAGCTCACGATAAAAGGTATCATCCGCCGCAGACTCTTTGAGAAGGGCTGGGTCTTAGCGGAAATAGATGATACACCACGGGTGGTGTTGAGTGATAAGAGGATAGCAGCCTTTGCCGATGAGCCGGATGTTGGATTCTATGAGAATGATAGAATCATAGCTGCTGTTGAAATTAAAGGGGGAATAGACACGGCTGGTGTTTTGGAGAGACTTGGAGCGGCAATCAAAAGTCTGCGACGAGCCAAAGAAGAGAATCCGGATTCAGTTACCATACTTATCTTACAGGGTATATCCATGACTCAGCAATCGATGGTTGACCTTAAGACCAATCGAGAGGCAGTGAACTACTGGTTTACCATTGAAGAAGTACTCGATGATGAAGACAAGAGAAAGGAAATATTCAGCCTTCTCAGGATTTGA
- a CDS encoding nucleotidyltransferase domain-containing protein, which yields MNPEIQTIVAELHRHFEAIYGDRLVRMILFGSQARGDAEPGSDIDIMVVLRELASPGREISRTGEITAELSLRYDVVISCTFISADCYAMEQSPLLLNVRREGVSV from the coding sequence ATGAACCCTGAAATTCAGACCATCGTGGCTGAGTTACACCGGCACTTTGAAGCGATTTATGGTGACCGACTCGTGCGGATGATACTTTTTGGTTCCCAGGCCCGTGGTGACGCCGAACCGGGGTCAGATATTGATATCATGGTAGTCCTCAGAGAGTTGGCAAGTCCAGGAAGGGAGATCTCCAGAACAGGCGAAATAACGGCTGAGCTCTCGTTGAGATATGATGTTGTAATTTCCTGCACCTTTATCTCTGCTGATTGTTATGCAATGGAGCAAAGCCCATTGCTTTTAAATGTGCGCAGGGAGGGGGTGTCCGTATGA
- a CDS encoding HEPN domain-containing protein has translation MTVEQTALLQKSQESLRAARLLAEQGFYDFAVSRAYYAMFYVAEAFLLGEGLAYSN, from the coding sequence ATGACTGTGGAGCAGACTGCGCTTCTCCAAAAGTCACAAGAGAGTCTTCGGGCCGCAAGATTGCTTGCAGAGCAGGGATTTTACGATTTTGCCGTATCTCGCGCCTATTATGCAATGTTTTATGTCGCTGAGGCTTTTCTCTTAGGTGAGGGCCTTGCTTACTCCAATTGA
- a CDS encoding PAS domain S-box protein, with translation MDRILLFMENRENRRLLAGLLSREYEVILAEEKEELSSPFDLGILDGLSLDRFWNQVQARRDSEQPVYLPFLLLTSRPDVGMITRHLWRTVDELILMPIIPIELRARVEILLRARRLSQEVERRYYALAENSPSGIFIAQDDLLVYANPIFRETVGRSSGEVTELCFVDLVHPDDREMVRAYLNDLKAGKAAPRCCEIRLVIPGGYGPRWVDLWGASIPFRGKPAFLGITLDITERKQTEEELERYRGHLEEMVRERTGQLTRANEQLRQEIAERGRAEEAAESASTQLNQIFDASGDGMCVLDRELRVIRFNRTLGFMLGLSSEEAVGKRCSDVLSSILCGSPDCPVPRILAGEQRIECDTELTGRDGRKIPCILTATPLRQSDGRLIGIVINFKDITERKRIAEELQRAQRLESLGILAGGIAHDFNNILTVLSGSLFLAKRHIMPGTEDFKLLTRVGDASLNQAKRLTHQLLTFARGGAPIRKTTFVPGLLRDAVNFSLSGSRIRSEFVLPEDLWLAEIDEDQISQAIHNIIINAAQAMPRGGVIRIQAENVTVGPEAGLPLQAGRYVKVSIIDQGPGIPAEILPKIFDPYFTTKPGGSGLGLAVVYSVMKRHQGHVSAESRPGAGTTFSLYLPVPEEKPAVEEQIREEISRKAREEIRKKRLQPGQGRILLMDDEQSMRDVAGNILSFLGYEVEFAIEGEEAVRLYRKALESGQPFDCVILDLTIAGGMGGDEAIRILREIDPGVKAIVSSGYSNAPIMSEYKKYGFKEVVAKPYGAEELSEKLHRVMGDEGR, from the coding sequence ATGGACCGGATACTTCTTTTTATGGAAAACAGGGAGAACCGCCGCCTTCTGGCCGGGTTGCTCAGCAGGGAATATGAGGTGATTTTAGCCGAGGAGAAGGAGGAATTAAGCAGCCCTTTTGATCTCGGCATTCTGGACGGCCTTTCCCTTGACCGGTTCTGGAACCAGGTGCAGGCCAGGAGAGATTCCGAGCAGCCGGTCTATCTGCCCTTTCTGCTGCTCACCTCCCGGCCCGATGTGGGAATGATCACCCGGCACCTGTGGCGCACGGTGGATGAATTGATCCTGATGCCTATTATTCCAATAGAGCTGCGGGCACGGGTAGAGATTCTGCTGCGGGCGCGCAGACTCTCCCAGGAGGTAGAGCGCAGGTATTATGCGCTGGCCGAGAACAGCCCGTCCGGCATCTTCATCGCCCAGGATGATCTCCTGGTTTATGCCAATCCCATCTTCAGGGAAACCGTTGGCCGATCCTCCGGAGAAGTGACTGAGCTGTGTTTCGTGGATTTGGTCCATCCCGATGACCGGGAAATGGTGCGTGCCTACTTGAATGACCTGAAAGCAGGAAAAGCAGCACCAAGGTGCTGTGAGATACGCCTTGTAATCCCCGGTGGATATGGACCCCGATGGGTGGACCTGTGGGGTGCTTCCATTCCCTTTCGCGGGAAGCCCGCTTTCCTGGGAATTACTCTGGATATCACTGAGCGAAAGCAGACAGAGGAGGAACTGGAGCGATATCGGGGTCATCTCGAAGAAATGGTCAGGGAGCGTACCGGCCAGTTGACCAGAGCCAACGAACAGCTCAGGCAGGAGATAGCCGAGCGCGGGAGGGCTGAAGAGGCAGCCGAATCCGCCTCCACCCAGCTCAATCAGATATTCGATGCCTCAGGCGATGGAATGTGTGTGCTCGATCGAGAGCTTCGGGTGATCCGCTTTAACCGGACACTGGGTTTCATGCTTGGCCTGAGCAGCGAGGAAGCGGTGGGTAAAAGATGCTCCGACGTATTGAGCAGCATTCTCTGTGGAAGCCCTGACTGCCCGGTACCCAGGATTTTGGCTGGCGAGCAGCGTATCGAGTGTGATACCGAACTGACAGGCCGTGATGGGAGGAAAATTCCCTGCATCCTCACCGCCACTCCTCTGCGGCAATCCGATGGCCGGCTGATTGGCATAGTCATCAATTTCAAGGACATAACTGAGCGAAAAAGGATAGCGGAGGAACTCCAGAGAGCCCAGAGACTGGAATCTCTCGGCATTCTGGCTGGCGGCATTGCCCACGATTTCAACAATATCCTGACCGTCCTCAGCGGCAGCCTGTTTCTGGCCAAGCGGCATATTATGCCGGGAACCGAAGATTTTAAATTATTGACCAGAGTAGGAGACGCATCCTTGAATCAGGCCAAAAGGCTGACCCATCAATTACTCACCTTTGCCAGAGGCGGAGCGCCGATCAGGAAGACCACCTTTGTTCCCGGCCTGCTCAGGGACGCAGTCAACTTTTCCCTGAGCGGCTCCAGAATCAGGAGCGAATTCGTACTGCCGGAAGATTTATGGCTGGCAGAGATTGACGAGGACCAGATCAGCCAGGCAATCCATAACATCATAATCAATGCTGCCCAGGCTATGCCCAGAGGCGGGGTAATCAGGATACAGGCTGAAAATGTGACTGTCGGGCCGGAGGCCGGTTTGCCGCTCCAGGCGGGAAGATACGTAAAAGTTTCAATCATCGATCAGGGGCCAGGTATACCGGCTGAAATCCTGCCGAAGATATTCGATCCCTATTTTACCACCAAACCCGGCGGAAGCGGTCTCGGACTGGCGGTTGTCTATTCCGTAATGAAAAGACACCAGGGTCATGTCAGCGCAGAATCCCGTCCCGGAGCGGGAACAACCTTTTCTCTTTATCTGCCGGTACCGGAGGAAAAACCAGCAGTCGAAGAGCAGATCAGGGAGGAAATCAGCAGGAAGGCGAGGGAAGAGATTAGAAAAAAGAGACTGCAACCCGGCCAGGGAAGGATCCTGCTCATGGATGATGAGCAAAGCATGAGGGATGTTGCCGGTAATATACTCAGTTTTCTTGGCTATGAGGTGGAATTTGCCATCGAGGGGGAGGAAGCGGTAAGGCTTTACCGGAAAGCCCTGGAGTCCGGGCAGCCCTTCGACTGCGTCATTCTGGACCTGACCATTGCCGGTGGCATGGGAGGCGATGAAGCTATCCGGATATTGCGGGAAATCGACCCCGGGGTCAAGGCCATCGTTTCAAGCGGATACTCCAATGCCCCCATCATGTCGGAATACAAAAAATATGGTTTCAAAGAAGTGGTTGCCAAGCCGTACGGAGCCGAGGAGCTGAGTGAGAAGCTGCACAGGGTGATGGGGGATGAGGGGAGGTAG
- a CDS encoding response regulator has protein sequence MEDKPLIMAVDHNPRNLELLSQFLAKEGYRVTGVSALEELDTILDRGEVLDLVLLDLAGYDRNIWDRCERLRKSSIPFLIISPGTSHALQQESLSHGARGVLTKPLVVKELLTLIRSLVGR, from the coding sequence ATGGAGGATAAACCTCTGATCATGGCTGTGGACCACAACCCCCGCAACCTTGAGCTGCTCAGCCAGTTCCTGGCAAAAGAGGGCTATCGGGTCACGGGAGTAAGCGCCCTGGAGGAATTGGACACAATCCTCGACCGGGGGGAAGTCCTGGACCTGGTGCTGCTCGACCTGGCCGGTTACGACCGGAACATCTGGGACCGGTGCGAGCGGTTGCGAAAATCCTCGATTCCTTTTCTGATCATCTCTCCCGGAACAAGCCACGCCCTCCAGCAGGAGAGCCTGAGCCACGGCGCACGGGGAGTACTGACCAAGCCCCTGGTGGTTAAGGAACTGCTGACCCTGATCCGCAGCCTGGTCGGACGGTGA
- a CDS encoding ATPase domain-containing protein, translating to METKLSDRLSTGIRGLDEILEGGLIPQRAYLVRGGPGNGKTTLGLYFLTAGVQQGEKVLFITLGEPEPQIRKNAQVMGFNLENVNFLDLSPQPEFFAKVEAYDIFSPAEVERVPTTQVIIDSIEKLKPQRIFVDAITQFRYLTADPFQFRKQVLSFLRFLIDNGATVLLTSEGSVQAPDDDLQFISDGVITLAFEQGARTVSVTKFRGSGFRSGRHTLKLTDRGIEVFPILLPEKYIREFTAGTVPSGVPELDEMLHGGLERGTSTLISGPSGVGKTTLGLQFMKEAAGRGERSMIYVFGEEMLATIIYRSESVNIPVRSMIEHGTLSIVRIEPLKVTPHEFASLVRREVEEMKTQLVMVDSIGGYCISLHGENLADNIHALEKYLVNMGVTLLLIDEMKNITGEFQVSEGSISYLVDNVLFLRYLEIDGELRKAIGVLKKRVSDFEKRLREFEITRYGIKVGKPLTGLRNILSGTPEWVKPPEEKG from the coding sequence ATGGAAACCAAGTTATCTGACCGTTTATCCACCGGCATCAGGGGACTCGATGAAATCCTCGAGGGGGGCCTGATTCCTCAGCGTGCCTATCTGGTACGGGGTGGGCCGGGGAATGGCAAGACTACCCTGGGCCTGTATTTCCTCACTGCAGGTGTGCAGCAGGGGGAAAAAGTGTTATTCATCACCCTGGGCGAGCCGGAACCCCAGATCCGCAAGAATGCGCAAGTTATGGGCTTTAACCTGGAAAATGTCAATTTCCTGGACCTGAGCCCTCAGCCGGAATTCTTTGCCAAAGTGGAGGCCTACGACATTTTCTCCCCCGCCGAGGTGGAGCGGGTACCTACTACCCAGGTTATTATCGACAGCATTGAAAAGCTCAAGCCCCAGAGGATCTTTGTGGATGCCATAACTCAATTCCGGTATCTGACCGCCGATCCGTTTCAGTTTCGGAAACAGGTGCTCTCTTTCCTGCGATTTCTCATTGATAACGGAGCTACCGTACTTCTTACCTCCGAGGGCAGTGTTCAGGCCCCTGACGATGATCTGCAGTTCATCAGTGATGGTGTTATTACCCTGGCCTTCGAACAAGGGGCCAGGACTGTCAGCGTGACCAAATTTCGCGGCTCCGGCTTTCGCTCCGGCCGCCATACCCTGAAGCTGACTGACCGGGGGATAGAGGTCTTTCCGATCCTTTTACCCGAAAAGTATATCCGGGAGTTCACTGCCGGGACCGTCCCTTCGGGGGTGCCGGAACTGGACGAGATGCTGCACGGCGGGCTGGAGCGGGGCACGAGTACCCTGATCAGCGGCCCAAGCGGGGTGGGGAAAACCACTCTCGGCCTTCAATTCATGAAGGAGGCTGCCGGAAGAGGCGAGCGGTCGATGATCTATGTCTTTGGAGAGGAGATGCTGGCAACGATCATCTATCGCAGCGAGTCAGTCAATATCCCGGTGCGGTCCATGATCGAGCATGGTACGCTTTCGATAGTCAGGATAGAGCCGCTGAAGGTAACACCTCATGAATTCGCCTCTCTGGTGCGTCGCGAAGTGGAGGAGATGAAAACCCAACTGGTCATGGTCGACAGTATCGGCGGCTACTGCATTTCCCTTCATGGTGAGAATCTGGCTGATAACATCCATGCTCTTGAGAAGTACCTGGTGAATATGGGTGTCACCCTCCTTCTGATTGACGAGATGAAAAATATAACCGGCGAGTTCCAGGTCAGCGAAGGCAGTATCAGTTATCTGGTGGACAATGTTCTCTTTCTGCGCTACCTGGAGATCGATGGAGAGCTTCGCAAGGCTATTGGAGTGCTGAAAAAGAGGGTCAGCGACTTTGAAAAGAGGCTGCGGGAATTCGAGATCACCCGCTATGGGATCAAGGTAGGCAAACCCCTGACCGGTTTGCGTAATATTTTGAGCGGAACCCCGGAATGGGTGAAACCGCCAGAAGAGAAGGGCTGA
- a CDS encoding type II toxin-antitoxin system VapB family antitoxin produces the protein MKTTIDIPDDELMEVLKHTGAKTKREAVVYAIKDYNRRQRLSRVAEILGTFKEFMTQDDLEEMREDDKWNKEK, from the coding sequence ATGAAAACTACAATTGATATTCCAGATGATGAGTTAATGGAAGTGCTCAAACACACCGGAGCTAAGACTAAACGGGAAGCCGTTGTATATGCCATTAAAGACTATAACCGAAGACAACGGCTTTCAAGGGTTGCCGAAATTCTGGGTACTTTCAAAGAATTCATGACCCAGGATGATCTTGAAGAAATGCGTGAAGATGATAAATGGAACAAAGAGAAGTAA
- a CDS encoding PIN domain-containing protein, whose amino-acid sequence MEQREVILIDTSSWIEALRNNGRTDIRERVRMMLINGLAVWCDMVAIELWNGAKGDYEKRKLTELENVITSLPMTKEVWNFARELTKKCRSAGVSVPAADLIITSCALFYNIGIEHCDKHIGKILEIFKCGHETLGGHISNCKK is encoded by the coding sequence ATGGAACAAAGAGAAGTAATACTGATAGATACGTCCAGTTGGATTGAAGCTTTGCGAAATAATGGAAGAACAGATATTCGCGAACGGGTGAGAATGATGTTGATCAATGGTCTTGCCGTATGGTGTGATATGGTTGCCATAGAGCTTTGGAACGGTGCGAAAGGGGATTACGAAAAGAGAAAATTAACTGAATTGGAAAATGTAATAACCTCTCTCCCTATGACGAAAGAAGTGTGGAATTTTGCCCGTGAATTAACAAAGAAATGTCGAAGTGCAGGTGTGAGCGTTCCCGCTGCTGATTTAATAATAACTTCATGTGCTTTATTTTATAATATCGGAATTGAACACTGCGATAAGCATATAGGTAAAATTTTAGAAATTTTTAAATGCGGCCATGA